From a region of the Primulina eburnea isolate SZY01 chromosome 7, ASM2296580v1, whole genome shotgun sequence genome:
- the LOC140837422 gene encoding non-specific lipid-transfer protein-like, with amino-acid sequence MGRRSFWWQAALVALISVMVGRLTAEIQCNDVVAHVLPCETFLLSGDARPSDACCRAVRSLDKIATKSRADRKAICRCFKDTARSFPVNLAKAQQLPKLCKVAERVAIDPKVDCNR; translated from the coding sequence ATGGGACGCAGGAGTTTTTGGTGGCAGGCCGCTTTGGTGGCTTTAATCTCAGTGATGGTTGGCCGTCTCACGGCGGAGATTCAGTGTAACGACGTGGTGGCTCATGTGCTTCCATGTGAGACGTTCCTGCTGAGTGGGGATGCTAGACCGAGTGACGCATGCTGTAGAGCCGTACGGTCCCTGGACAAGATCGCCACCAAGTCTCGCGCGGACCGAAAAGCCATTTGCCGGTGTTTCAAGGACACAGCGAGGTCTTTCCCCGTTAATCTTGCCAAAGCCCAGCAACTTCCGAAGCTCTGCAAAGTCGCAGAACGCGTGGCAATCGACCCTAAAGTCGACTGCAACAGGTGA
- the LOC140836815 gene encoding 1-aminocyclopropane-1-carboxylate oxidase 3, whose product MATFPVVNMENLNGEERPATMEIIKDACENWGFFELVNHGISVELLDTVERLTKEHYKKTMEQRFKEMVASKALDSVQSEITDLDWESTFFLRHLPTSNISEIPDLEDEYRKVMKEFAAQLEKLAEQLLDLLCENLGLEKGYLKKAFYGSKGPTFGTKVSNYPPCPKPDLIKGLRAHTDAGGIILLFQDDKVSGLQLLKGDEWVDVPPMRHSIVINIGDQLEVITNGKYKSVLHRVIAQTDGTRMSIASFYNPGSDAVIYPAPALVEKEESKDLYPKFVFEDYMKLYAGVKFEAKEPRFEAFKNMEKTAKLDPIATA is encoded by the exons ATGGCAACTTTCCCAGTGGTTAACATGGAGAATCTCAATGGAGAAGAGAGGCCTGCAACGATGGAGATCATAAAAGATGCCTGTGAAAACTGGGGTTTCTTTGAG TTGGTGAATCATGGGATTTCTGTTGAGCTTCTGGACACGGTGGAGAGGCTGACAAAGGAGCACTACAAGAAAACTATGGAACAAAGATTTAAGGAAATGGTGGCGAGTAAAGCGCTGGACTCTGTTCAGTCTGAAATCACTGATTTGGACTGGGAAAGCACTTTCTTCTTGCGCCATCTTCCTACCTCAAACATTTCAGAAATCCCTGATCTTGAAGATGAATACAG GAAAGTTATGAAGGAATTTGCAGCCCAACTGGAGAAGCTGGCGGAGCAGCTCCTTGATTTGCTGTGTGAGAATCTTGGGCTTGAGAAGGGTTATCTGAAAAAGGCATTCTATGGATCCAAGGGCCCAACCTTTGGCACAAAGGTTAGCAACTACCCACCATGCCCCAAGCCAGATCTGATCAAGGGTCTCCGAGCCCACACAGACGCCGGTGGCATCATACTTCTCTTCCAGGATGATAAGGTCAGCGGGCTGCAGCTACTCAAAGGTGACGAATGGGTTGACGTTCCACCAATGCGCCATTCCATTGTCATCAACATTGGTGACCAGCTTGAG GTGATAACAAATGGAAAATACAAGAGCGTGCTGCACCGAGTGATCGCACAGACAGATGGAACTAGAATGTCTATTGCATCATTCTACAATCCAGGAAGTGATGCTGTGATCTATCCGGCACCAGCATTGGTTGAGAAGGAAGAGAGCAAAGATCTGTACCCGAAATTCGTTTTCGAGGATTACATGAAGCTATATGCAGGAGTCAAGTTCGAAGCCAAGGAGCCAAGATTCGAAGCCTTCAAGAACATGGAAAAAACGGCTAAATTGGATCCAATTGCAACTGCTTAA